The DNA region AACGCATCGATATTGGAAGCGAACGCGGTGGCCGTCGCCGAGACGTTGCGGCTCGGTCCGAGGAAGAAGTACGGCACGCGTTGGGTCGTCTTCACCTGCACCGCATTGAGCGGGTTGCCGCTGGTGCCGAAGTAGGTGTTCGAACTCGTATCCCAGCGGCCGCACGTGGTGCCGATGGTCGTGGTGCTGCCGGTCTTGAAGCCGTTGGCGGCCGCATTCTGCTGCGCCGCCGTGGCGGCCGTCGCGCAGCCGCCCGAGGAGGCGACCATCTGGACCGCCGCCATCGCCGCCAGATCGGCCGTGCGCTGCAACTGCCTGCGCGCGAAATACACGTTGCCGACATCGATCGCGCCGAGCGCCGCGATCGCCAGACTCAACCAGATCGCCGCGACCACCGCGACCGCGCCATGCTGACGGCGCGCGCTCGCGCGCCGCGCACGTGAATGGCGCGCCGTCAGGGGCATGGCGAAAGGCACTGTGCGCATGTCAGTACGATCCGCCGCTGCTGCCGCTGCTCCCACTGCTGCCGCCGAGCCCGCTGTTCACGCCCATCGCGCCGCTGCCGCCGTTGCCGGTATTCAACGTGGAACCGTACAGATCGGGGATCTTGCTCTTGAACGATTCCATGTAACGACGGTACGCCAGCCCGGCTTCCGCGCCGAGCGTCGGCAGCGCCGGCGCGGCTTGCGTATTGCTGCTCTGCAGGTCGAGCCATGTGCGGGCCGCGTGACCCACTTCATCGGCCCGCATCGCCGGCTGCGCGGCCTGCTCCGGCTGCGCCGTTGCGCCCGTCTGCGCCATCGCGCAGACGCCCGCGCCCAGCAGCGCGCCGGCCGTCGCAGCCGTGGCCAGCCACCGGCACGGCCTCGACGCCCGCCAACCCCGCTTCATTATTCTGTTTTTCATTGTTGCTCCATGATTGCCTGATGCCTCAGCACGAAGTCGCCGCGCGCCCGCTCATTGCGAGAAACGCTGCAACAGGCGCGGCGCGGGTTCGATGCCCTGCGCGCTCGCGACCGTGCGCGCGCCCCCCGCGCCCAACGGCGGTTGCGCGGGCGCGCCGCGTGCTTGCGCGCGTCCTGCCGCAGCCACCTTCGCCGCATCGCTGCGGATCGCGGCGCGCACGTCCGGCGCGAGTTTCTGCTGGTTCATCACCGCCAGCGCCTGCGCCTGGTCGCCACTGGCGAGCAGATAGAGCGCGAGGTTGCTGACGATCTTCGGATTGGTCTGATCGAGTTCGGCCGCCTTCATGAGCGGCACGCGCGCGCCGTCCACGTCACCGTTGCGCAGACGCGCATAGCCGAGGTCCGACAGCGTCGCCGCATCGGTCGGCGCGAGTTGAACCGCCTGCTGCAATTCCTGCGCGGCGCGCGCGAAGTCGCCGGCCGCGCCGGCGATCAGCCCGAGCCCGCGATAGCCGCGCGTGGCGAGCGGCGTCTTCAGCAGTTCTCCGTACGCGGTCGCGGCGGCGCCCGGCTGGTCGGTCATGCGCAGCGCGTCGGCGCGCAGCAGGATCGAATCGGGGCTCGCGCCGTATTGCTTGTCGTACGCATCGATATGCGCGAGCGAAGCGAAGTACAGCCCCTGCGATTGCATCTTGTCGATCAGGCCAAGGTACATGCCGGGCGTGTCCGGCGCGGGATCCCGGTTGGCCTGCTGGGCCAGCACGGCGCGCTCGGCCTGCGGACCGACGCCGTAACCCGCGAGATCCTTCGACGCACACGCGCCGAGCAGAGCCAGCAAGGCCAGCGCCGCGGCGCAGCGGGCGCCATGTTTGGCGGAATCGAACGAGAGACTGTGAGTCATGGCAAATCCTTAGTGCTTCACCGTGCCTAACGAATGCTGGACAGCCAGCACGCCAGGGCCGGCCGTGACGATCATCAGCGCGGGCAGCAGCGTGACGATCATCACGCCCGTCATCTTCACGGCGAGCCGGCCGATGCGTTCGCGCAGCATCGCGCGGCGCGTCTCCCGCAGACGGTCGCCGAACTGCTTGAGCGGTTCCTGCACGGCGCCGCCATGCCGGTCGACCTGCACCAGCAGACGCATCACCGCGCGCAGATCCTCGTTGTCGTAACTCGTCGCGAGCCGGTTCAGCGACTGTTCGCGCGTGCGGCCGGCGGCGAACTGGCGCTGCGCGATTTCGAGCTCGCCGGCGAGCACCGGCAACATGCCGCGAAAATCGTTGACTACCACCTGCAAGCCCTGATCGAGCGACAAGCCCACGCCTTGCAGGAGGCGCAGCAAATCGACCAGCAACGGCAATTCGTCGACCACCGCATTGCGGCGCCTGCCGGCACGCCGCCGCAACACGAGCTTGGGCAGCATGAAGCCCGCCATCGCCGCGATGATCACCAGCGCGACATGCCGCGATCCCTCCAGTCGACCGCTCGCCAGCGCAGCGGCCAGCGCGGGCAGCACCGTCGCACCTACGAGCCGCGCCACCAGAAAGAGGCCGCGCGTGCGCGTATCCACGAAGCCGCATTGTTCGAGCAGCCGGCGATCTTCCTCGGCGACGACCTGACGGCCAACCGGCGTATCGAGCCAGCGAATCCCGGTATGCGCGAAGCGCTCGAGCA from Paraburkholderia aromaticivorans includes:
- a CDS encoding DUF3613 domain-containing protein, which gives rise to MKNRIMKRGWRASRPCRWLATAATAGALLGAGVCAMAQTGATAQPEQAAQPAMRADEVGHAARTWLDLQSSNTQAAPALPTLGAEAGLAYRRYMESFKSKIPDLYGSTLNTGNGGSGAMGVNSGLGGSSGSSGSSGGSY
- a CDS encoding tetratricopeptide repeat protein; the protein is MTHSLSFDSAKHGARCAAALALLALLGACASKDLAGYGVGPQAERAVLAQQANRDPAPDTPGMYLGLIDKMQSQGLYFASLAHIDAYDKQYGASPDSILLRADALRMTDQPGAAATAYGELLKTPLATRGYRGLGLIAGAAGDFARAAQELQQAVQLAPTDAATLSDLGYARLRNGDVDGARVPLMKAAELDQTNPKIVSNLALYLLASGDQAQALAVMNQQKLAPDVRAAIRSDAAKVAAAGRAQARGAPAQPPLGAGGARTVASAQGIEPAPRLLQRFSQ
- a CDS encoding type II secretion system F family protein, with product MQIHRLVALALALAALGLLLIAGLLLARMAAARRSERTLRHALDERALQSAALAAAARHGEGAPGGAKAAARSMQPAGFKGLLERFAHTGIRWLDTPVGRQVVAEEDRRLLEQCGFVDTRTRGLFLVARLVGATVLPALAAALASGRLEGSRHVALVIIAAMAGFMLPKLVLRRRAGRRRNAVVDELPLLVDLLRLLQGVGLSLDQGLQVVVNDFRGMLPVLAGELEIAQRQFAAGRTREQSLNRLATSYDNEDLRAVMRLLVQVDRHGGAVQEPLKQFGDRLRETRRAMLRERIGRLAVKMTGVMIVTLLPALMIVTAGPGVLAVQHSLGTVKH